The Chloroflexota bacterium DNA segment TGGTCGTCATGCCGAGCTTCCACGATCAGCGGACGCTCGGATCGGTCGAAGGCAACCGCACGCTGAACCACTTTCAAGAGATCCGGCAGGATCCCCGCAAGGTGCTGGACCGGGTATTCGGGGAGCGCGGCCAGGACGCCCTGAAATGGGTGGGCCTTTCGACGGGCGGGCTGGCGCTGCTCTCGCCGGCCACGGCGATCACGGCCGGGCCGTCGCTGGCGGCGCTGCTGCTCCAGAACCGCGACGACACGTTCGGTCGGCACTGGGTCGCGCCGCTGCTGGTGGGAGTCTGGATGGCGACGGCCCTGGGACTGGCGCGCCTGCCGTCCGGCTGGCGGCGTAGCGCCGGGCTGGCGCTGCTGGTCGTCGGTGCTGCTGTGGCGTACCGGCTGGTCAGCCCGTTGCCGGGCGGCGGCAAGTTCGACCCGGCCGCCCTCCGCCCGGATGAGCGGACGCGCTTGCTCCAGCGGGCCGTCGAGCGGATTCCTGACCAGGGTGTCGTCGTCGCCAGCCCGAATCTGGTGGCGCATCTTGCGGACCGGCCCGAAGCCTACGTCTTCCCCATCGACAGCCACTACGCCGAGGAGCTGGGCTGGCGGAAGAAGCGGCCCGACTACTACGCCCTCGATCTGGTGGACGAGCTGACGAACCGCGCCACCAACTCCGAGCGGCTCAATCCGCTGGCCGCCGACAAGCCGTTCAACGTCTGGTCGGCCGGCCACAAGGTGATGGTGCTGATGGATGCCGACCGCGCGCCACAGCACCTGCTCGATCAGCGCTGGGGCGACCGCGTCCTGCTCAAGGGGTACGACGCTGAGCGCGTGGCCGAGGGCACGCGCCTGACGCTCTACTGGGAGCGCTACGACGACGCCCGTGGCCGCTACGACCGCGAGCTTGACATCGTGGATCGCAACGAGCTGCCCGTCATGTACGAGCAGGACATGGCGCTCTCAGCCGTCTACGGTTTGAACAAGTGGCGGCTCGGCCAGACCATCATGGACGAGGTGCTGATCCCGCCGGCTGACGGCCCGATCCGCGTCCGCATCAAGTGGGTGGCCGAGGACAAGCGTCGCCCGTTCCTGCTGCAGAACCGGGCCGAGCACTTCGATCTGATGATCGACGCGAGCCGATAGCGTGTCGTCTCGGGGCTGGGCGGCGCTGCTGGCGCTGTCCATGGGCAGCTACGTGTTGTTGCCAGGGCATCCGTTGGCGTTGTCGCGGGGCCTCCCGCTGGACTGGCTCGGCGTGTCGCTGCTGGCGGCGCTGGGCTGCCTGCTGTTCGCGTTCGGGCTGCCCACCGGCGGGCTGGCCCGCGTGGAGTCGGTGAACCGGCTGCTGCGGACGATCGCGGCGGCGGCGCTCGTGCTGCTGGCGCTGAAGCTGCTGCTCTGGGTGAGCGCACCCGAGTACGGGCTGGCGGCCTCCTACTACCCGCGCGCCCGTCTCAGCGGCGCTCCCGAGCGCTCCACGCAGCACCCCACGGCCGCCTACACCCGTCTGGAACGCAGCCCGGGCGCGGAGGGCTTCCAGCTCCACTTCTTCAACGACGTGGAGCGCTTCAACTACTACGAAGCGCCAGATCCCGACCGCCTGTCGCTGCCGTTCGCCGTACGCTACGACGGCTACCTACACGTCCCGGCTGGCGGTCCGCGCGGCGACGATCAATCGCCCCGCGGTGTGCCGTTCGAACTGTCGGCGCGCGGCGTCGCGATCCTCTCGGTGGACGGCTCGCCCGCGCTCACGGTCGGCGGGCGGGACGCCATCGCCACGGATCAGGCTGCGCTGACGCTCGCGCCGGGGCCGCACCCGATCCGCCTGGACTTCCTGCACCAGGGCGGCAACGCACCGTCCTTACGGCTTGCCGCCGATCTGGGACAGGGCATCCACCCGCTGGCCGCGCCGAGCCTGACCGTTCAGCCGATCCGGCCCGACGTGCTGACGCGCGACCGGGCGGCCGGGTCCATCGCGGTCATTCTGGACGCGCTGACGATCGTCGGGCTGGCGGCCGCTACGCTGGTGACGGTGGTGCGGCGGGTTCGGCTCGTTCGGTACGAGTCGCACGCGTGGCCTGTCCTGGTCGAGCGTCCGTTGCTGGCGCTGGTCATGCTTGTGGCGACGGTCTACGCGCTCGTGACCACCGCGCCGCTGGCTGGCCGCGCCACGATCCTCGAAGGCGGCCAGGACTGGCTGACCTACGAGTCGTATGCGCGGGACATCCTGCTCAACGGCCCGCTGATGACCCTTGGCGAGCCGCTCGGCAAGGGGAAGCCGTTCTTCTTCCAGCCGTTCTACCCGTACTACCTGGCGGGGCTGCACTGGCTGACCGGCGAGGGGCTGTGGGGACCAATCGTTCTGCAGCTTGCGGGTCTGGGTGTCGCGGCCGTCGTCATCTATGCACTGGGGAAGCGGCTGTTTGGCGCGGTGGCTGGCGTCGCCGCCCTCGGGCTGTTCCTGGTGCTTGGGTTGACCCAGCTTGACTGGATCGCCCGCAAGCTGCTCTCCGAGAACCTCTACTTTGTGGTGCTGCCGGCGGCCCTGCTGATGCTGGCGCGTGCCGTCGACGAGCGCAGTCTGCGGGATCTGGCCTGGGCCGGACTCCTCTTCGGGGTGGCGGCGATCACGCGCGCGCCGACGCTGCTCTTCATGCCGGGCGCAGCCCTCATCCTGGTGCTGGCGTGGCGGCGGTCCGGCGTGCCGCTGCGCCGTGTCGCCGCCGGCTTCATGGTGCTGGCGCTCTGCACGACGGTCGTGGCGGCGCTGGTGCCGATCCGCAACCTCATCGTCTCGGGCAAGCCGGCGCTGGTCGCGTCGAACGGCGGGGCGACGCTGTTGCTGGCCCACCAGCCCACCGAAAAGGTCCGCCTGAGCGGCATCGACCGCGATCCGCTCTACAACCGCCTCGGGCTGGACCGCGCGACCCGCGAGGTGGTGGAGTTCGCGCGGCAGGATCCGGTCGGCTACATCTGGACGCTGGTGCCGCTCGGGTTGTACTCGGTCGGCGTCTCCGGGGCGGTCGAGGACAACCGGGCCGTCGCGCCCGACGTCCTGGGCATCACGGCGCTCTACGTCCTGGCCGTCGTCTGCCTACCGGCTGCGCGGACGCTCCGCACCTGGCCGCTGCACCTGTTCATCGTGATCCACTTCGGCATCATGATGACGTTCCTGCCGTACGTCTACGGCTACCGGCAGGTCTTGCCGATGCAGGTGCTGATGCTCGCCTTCGACGGCGCGCTCATCGCCCAGGTCGTCCGGTTCGTCGGGGAGCGCCGGCGCCGACAGGCCACGCACCAGCCAGTGATGGAGCAGCGTCCCGCCTGACAGCGCGACCGTGTCCAGCAGCACGTCGCCCGGCTGTCCCGTGCGCCCGTACACGAATGTCTGGCGCGTCTCGTCCAGGCTGGCGAGCAGCGCCCCGGAGACAATCGTCACGCCGATGGCGAGCCGCCGCCCCACCGAGAGGCCGGCCCACGGCGACGTGAGCGCCTCGGCGACGAGCCAGCCGAGGACGCTGTAGACGAAGACGTGCCCGGCCTTCGCGATCAGGAAGTCACGCCAGGGCTGAGTGGATTCGGGGGTCGAGGTCAGCGACGACGTGAAGACGATAGCGGCGTACCAGAGGCCGACCAGCAGCCAGCGGATCACGGCGCGGCCTCGCGGCGCAGCCCGACGCTGCGCGGACTCGGATGGGGAATCTTGTCCGCACGGCTGCGCCGCCACAGGGCGACCGCGAGGCAGGCGGCGAGTGCCGAGGCGGTGTCCAGGGCCACGTCGGTCAGGCGCGGCTCGCGGTTGGGCGTCAGCGACTGCCACAGCTCGTCCAGGCCGCCGAAGAGGCCGGCCCAGGCGACCGTCGCCACGATGGCGGGGACAAGCCGCAGGCCGAGCCCGCCAGCGCGGGACAGGCCGGCCCGCAGCAGCAGCAGGGCCAGCACGCTGTACTCGAAGACGTGCGCCAGCTTCGCCAGTGTGAAGGTGGTCTTGATCGTCTCGCCCGTCTGGGGATTGGTCCGCACGGGCAGGTCGGAGCGCCCGGACATCCAGAGGATGGCCGCCATCCAGACCAGCGGCGGCAGCCAGATCCAGACGATGCGCGCCACACGCCCGAGCATCAGACGGTCCGCCAGTCTACCGACACGCGCGGCCTCCGCCGGCCAGACGGGATCAGCTTGCCGAGGCCACGCCGCTGGCCGGGTGCGCCTCGATGATGCGCCGCAACGCCTCGTCCAGGACGGTGTCCGGCGTGTACCCGATGGTGGACCGCAGCTTGCTCACGTCGGGCACCCGCCGCCGCATGTCCTCGAAGCCCTCGCTGTACGCCTCGGTGTACGGCACCAGCACGATCTCGGACCGGCTGCTGGTCAGCTCGATCACCCGGCTGGCGAGGTCGTAGATCGAGATCTCGGCGTTCCGGCCCACGTTGTAGACGTCGCCCCAGGCCTTGTCGGTCTCAGTCAGCGCGATGACGGACTTGACCACATCGCCGACGTAGGTGAAGCAGCGCGTCTGCTGGCCGTCGCCGTAGACCGTGACCGGCTCGTTGCGGAGGGCCTGCCGGATGAATCGCGGCACCACCATGCCGTAGCGGCCGGTCTGGCGCGGCCCGATGGTATTGAAGAAGCGTACGCAGATCGTGGGCAGCCTCTTCTCCTGCCAGTAGGCCGCCGCCAGCGCCTCGTCGGCGGCCTTGGCGGTGGCGTAGAACCAGCGGCTCAACTGACTGGAGCCCATGATGCGGTCGTCGTCTTCCTTGAGCGGGCCGGAGTCGTTCTTGCCGTAGACCTCGGACGTGGACGCGATCAAGACCGGCTTTCGGTGCCGATCCGCCGCCGTCAAGACCACGTCGGTGCCCCGGATGTTGGTCTGGAGCGACCAGAGCGGGTGCTCCAGGATGAACTTCACACCCAGCGCCGCCGCCAGGTGGAAGACGAGGTCGGCCTCGCGGATCGCCTCGTCCATCATCGACTCGTTCAGGACCGAGTCGATGGTGACCTTCAGGTTGGGGTTGCCGTCCAGGTGCGAGAGGTTGTCGCGGGCGCTGGTCGTCAGCGCGTCGACGACGTGGACTTCATGGCCGCGCGCCAGCAGCTCGTCCACGAGGTGCGAGCCGATGAAGCCGGCCCCGCCAGTGACCAGGATCTTCATCGAGCGCCGACCCCGGCCGGCTGCTTCTCGGCCTCTGCGTCAAGCTGGGAGCGGAAGAATGCGCCCACGTCGCGGAAGGTGATGCCGCGCCGCCGGCACTCGGCGACGAGATCGTCTGCGTAGCGGTTCGTCGTCAAGACGACCTCCTCAACCGGCTGGCGGTCCACCACCGCGCCGAGCGTGGATGACGACCCCAGGACGCGGACCCCGTGGATCGAGCGGTCGCGCATGTCGGAATCGTCGTCCAGGAAGCCTATCACCCGGTAGGCCTTGGTGTGGTTGCGAGCCATCGCGCGGAGCACCAGCTCGCCGGTGTCTCCCGCGCCGACGATCAGCACACGGACCAGGTCGCGCTTGCGAAGCCGTGCCAGGATGTCCCGGATCAGCACGAACGACATCCGTGCGCCGATCAACAGCGCCGTCACGACGATCCAGTCAACCATCAGGACGGCCCGGGGCGCGCCACCCTCGCCGCGGAACGCCAGTTGAATCGCGCCGAACGCCAGCGCCGACCCGACCGTGCTGGCCACCATCAGCCGGAGCAAATCGCTGGTGCCCATGTAGCGCCAGATGCTGCGATAGACGCCCAGCGCGAACAGGGTGACCAGCTTGACGCTGACGACCCACGGGAGCATCGTAGCGTACTGCTCGACGTAATGGCGCTCCAGGCTGCCTTCGAAGCGGATCAGGTACGCCGCCAGCAGGCCCAGGCAGATCAGGGTCAGGTCGAGCACCATCTCGGCGACCTGCCGCTTGTAGAGCCACGAGCCGCCGAGCACCAGCTTGCCGACGATGCCCGGCTGCGAGCGAATCCGCTCGTAATCGACCTCGGTGTAGATGCGGACCTGCCCCAGGTAGATGCCGAAGAACCCGATGCCCAGCACCAGCAGCGAGCCGAGCAGGACGGTCACCGGGCCGCTGACGTAGTTGGAGGCCACCGCGAGGCCGCCGAACAGCACGCTGACGGCGTACAAGACCAGGACCGCCGACCGCTCGTTGAGGCCGAGCGCCACCAGCCGGTGCGACAGGTGGTCCCGCCCGCCCATCGAGATCGGGCGGTGGTGCAGCGAGCGCACGATGGTGACCAGCGTCGTGTCGAGGATCGGCAGGGCCATGACGCCGACCGGCACCAGCAGCGTCAGCGCCAGCTCAGAGCCGGCCTTCGCCGCCCCCTGCAGCACGATGCCGCTCAGCAGGTAGCCGATCAGCAGGCTGCCGCCGTCGCCCATGAAGATGCGGGCGGGGTTGAAGTTGAAGATCAGGAAACCGCCACAGGCGCCGGCGATCACGATGCAGAGCAGCGCCGTCTGGTGATCTCCCTGCACGAAGTTGAAGACGAACAGCGTCAGCGAGCAGATAGCCGCGATGCCGCCGCTGAGACCGTCCATGTTGTCCAGCAGGTTGAACGCGTTGGTGACGCCGACGATCCAGAAGATCATCACCGGCACCATCAACACGGACCAGGGCAGGTACCGGCCAATCGGCATGCTGGCGACCAGCACGCAAGCCGCCACGATCTGCCCGAGCAGCTTGGCGTACGGCGGCAGCGCTTTGAGATCGTCGATCAGCCCGAGCGAGAAGATCAGGACGGCGCCGATCAGCAGCGCGGCGAACCGATCCAGCATGTGGGCCGACACAAACTCGGCCAGCCCGACGACGAGCGGGACGCTGCCGACAAAGATCGCGACGCCGCCCATGAGTGGCGTCGGCGTGGTGTGCCAGCGGTCACGCTTCGGGTACGCGACCAGCCCGATCCGGCCGGCCAGCCGCCCGACGAGCGGCGTCGCGAGCGTGGCGACGCCCAGGGCCAGCAACCCGGCCATGATGTGAATGAGTAGGAAGGGCTGCGATGTCACGCGGCCAGGCCTTTCTCTCGTGCCAGCTCGAGGTACAGCCGCTCGATATCTTGCACCAACCGCCCCGACGAGTGCTTCGGGTAAACCTCGGCCCGGCCAGCCTGCCCGAGCAGGGCGCCGCGTGCGGGATCTCTCAAGAGGGCCACGACCGCGTCTGCGAACGCTGCCGCGTCGCGCGGGGGCACCAGCAACCCGTTCTCGCCGTCGTGGACGACGTTCGGCACGCCGCCGACGCGGGTCGAGACGACCGGGCGCGCTGCAGCCAGCGCCTCAATGAGTGCCACCGGCGACCCTTCGTTGTTGGAGCAGAGTGTCACCACGTCCAGATCGGCGTAGACATCGCGCATATCGGCCCGCCAGCCCACAAAGCGCGTCACGTCCGAAACACCGAGCCGCTGAGCCATCGACTCCAGCTCAGCCCGCCGCTCACCGTCTCCTATGATAAGGAACGTGGTATTCGGCTGGGCGGCCCGGATCGCCACAGCTGCCTCAAGAAACACCTCGTGGGCCTTGATCGGGACCAGCCGCGCCACGATGCCGACGAGCTTCCGATCTGCCGCGATGCCAAGGTCGCGCCGGAGGTTGCCGGTGTGCCGCTCGGCGTCGAGCATCTCCTCGATCTCCAGCCCGAGCGGGATGGTGGTGATCCTGCTGAGCGGCGCAACGCCGTACTTCGCGATGTCGGCCTTCTGAGCGTCGGTGATGGCAATGATCCGGTCGGTCATCGCGCCGAGCGACCGCTCGATCTGCAGGAAGACCGCCGACTTGACCGGCCCCCAGTAGCTGTGAAAGGTGTGGCCGTGAAAGGTGTGCACGATGATCGGTGCCCGTGCCAGCTTCGCCGCCAGCCGCCCGGCCGTGCCGGCCTTCGCCATGTGCGTGTGGACGATGTGCGGCCGATTCCGACGGATCAGGCGGTACATCGCCAGGAGAGCTTTCAGGTCGTTCAGCGGACTGACCTCACGGCCCAGCTCGTTGAGGTAGTGCGGCTGGACGCCATGCTTTGCCGCAAGGTCACGCATCGAACCCTCGCGCGGCCCTTCAAGGCCGGTCACCAGGACGGATGCGAAACGGTCGTTCTGAAGACCCCGTGTCAGCAGGATCGTGTGGATCGCCGGGCCACCGATGTTGAGACGGGTGATGGCCCGTAGGACCCGCAGCTTTTCCGGCATGATCCCTCGGCGGTAGCAGTCGCGCGCGGGTGAACGCGCGGCCAGAGTATACGGTTGCACGCCCGAATACTCAAAGCGCCGCCATTGTGCCTTCAGGGCGATTGCATGTCCGTTGGTGTTCCCGAAACGCCGTCAAGCGAGCGGTCGGGGCTTGAAAGCCCCGACGCCGCTGCACGACGCGCTCAACATGCGATTGCCCTGACTACGCCTGCAAGACGACAGAACGTCCCTCCCCGCCTCCGAGCGTGCACGCCCGACAGCGTCGCGTACACCTGGGGCTGTGCCACGCCGCCGGACTGGCGCGCCGCGCCGTCAGTGGTTGTGCTGCTCGGCCCGCCGGAACAGCGACTGGACCATCCCGGCCCGGATCGCCATCGTCCAGGCGAGCGCGGCCTCAATCTCGGCGTCAGTGGCGCCGGCCCGTTTGGCCCCGGTGATGCGGCGCTGCGTGCAAGGCTCGCAGTTGCCGACCAGCACCACGGCGATGCCGATCAGCGCCTTGGTCTTGTGATCGAGAACGTCGTTGTCGCGGCAGTTGGCGTACCACTGCTCGAACTGCTCGAAGACGTTTGGCTCGTCGGCCATGTGGGGGGCCTCCGCAGGGAGTCTGGCGGCCAGCGTGGCCGATGCGGGCCAGTATACCGAGCACTCGGGGTGTGGCGAGTCAGAAGCGCGGTGTGTACTGGTCGCCGGCAAGCGCCCGTAGCTCCCGTTGGAGCACGACCGCGGCGTCATAGCGTGCTGCCAGCTGCTCGGGGCTGATGCCACCGCTCACGATCTGGTCCACCCGCGCCAGAAAGCTGGCCGGCACGATCGTGAACTCGGCGATCTCGCGGTAGACGTACTTGTCGTTCATGAAGAACGTCTCGTTGAGAGCGTAGAGCGCCTGCACCATCTCCATGACGCAGCGGACCAGGAAGCCGGTCACGATGTAGGCCTCGCCGCTCTTGACGGACTTCGTGCCGGCCCTCAGCGTGAACTCGCTGCCCCAGACAAAGCTGTTGATCTGCCGCCGCTTCAGACCGGTCGGGTAGACCGCCACCTTCGCCTTGAGTGGCGGAATCACGGCCTCTGGGTCGTGGAGCGGCACGCAGGCGCGAGTCTCGGCGCAGTAGATCTGGCTGTGGAAGCCGTAGGGCGGCTGCTGCCAGAAGTCGGCCCGTGACTGGCCGGCGATGCACTCGTCGATGGTCCGACTCACCAGATCCAGGTCGCGGTACAGGAAATCGGCCCGTCGCCCGCCGACGGTGAGCCACGCGCCGCCGTTGACCCACCGCCCCCACTGGCCCGGTTCAGTAACCACGGGGTTCTGGGTGTCGTTGAACGCCGCCGCGACCTGGCGGACGGCCGGGATGTCGAGCGGCGTGCTCGGACGGTAGTAGATGCCAAGGTCCACGTCGGAGTCTGCCCGGGCGCGTCCGGCCGCCCAGGAGCCGCCGAGCACGATCGCAACGACGCCTCGGACCGCCCGCAGTTGCCTGACGATTTCGTCGAGCGGGAAGGACTCTGGAAACCCTGGGATCAGGCTGCCCTGCATGTGACTCCGTTCATCCGGTGCTGCTGTGTCGTGCTGGCAGGCTCCGGGCGGGGGGCGAGGGCCTTCAGACTTACGACCGGAAGACCGGCTGGGTCCACAGCTGCCGGCCGTCTGCCGCTGAGGCCCGCACGCGCACATAGCTGCTGCCGGAGCCGTCAACTCGGAACGACGCCCGCTGTCCGCTGACCGTCTCCAGGATCTGCCCGCCCTGGCCGATCAGCTCGATCAGGCCGCCATCCTCGGCCAGCTCCAGGCTGATCTCGGAGCGCGAGGCGTCGTACGCTGCCAGCTCCAGCCCCGACGAGCAGTAGAATCGCCCCTGCCGCAGCGCCTCCAGCACGTCACCCAGGCTGGCCGTCTCGCCCTCGACCTGGAGCCACCCGCGACCGGGATTCGCCCAATCCGCGCCCCAACTCTGAAAATGATGGGCGTCGTCCGAGGCGACGGCCCAGACCTCGCGGCCGGCGCTCAGCAGGCTGTCCCAGATGACCTCGGTGGACGGGTGCGACTCGTCGCCCTCGTTGTGCACGATGTTGTGACCGTTCGCCACCTCGACCATCCCGAAGTCGCCCGACGCCAGCAGATCGTCGATGGTGAGCGTGTACAGGTAGTTGGGGTGGTT contains these protein-coding regions:
- a CDS encoding DUF2079 domain-containing protein translates to MSARSQASARIRLDVLALVLAPLLGLGFFAVTTWLAFARHDTFMTGRYDLEIYTQVVWNTAHGRPFETTLLKTNLSHLAEHVALVLLPVAALYRLYPDPKLLIAIQQASLALLGWPLFVVARQRLGSAWQAVVVLAGFYLTPALAGVALDDFHAVAVAALPLAAGMALILTGRPRLGAAIALLALPFEEETALVVIGVGAMLFLRRERLLGIAVAGIAAAYLALLILVVMPSFHDQRTLGSVEGNRTLNHFQEIRQDPRKVLDRVFGERGQDALKWVGLSTGGLALLSPATAITAGPSLAALLLQNRDDTFGRHWVAPLLVGVWMATALGLARLPSGWRRSAGLALLVVGAAVAYRLVSPLPGGGKFDPAALRPDERTRLLQRAVERIPDQGVVVASPNLVAHLADRPEAYVFPIDSHYAEELGWRKKRPDYYALDLVDELTNRATNSERLNPLAADKPFNVWSAGHKVMVLMDADRAPQHLLDQRWGDRVLLKGYDAERVAEGTRLTLYWERYDDARGRYDRELDIVDRNELPVMYEQDMALSAVYGLNKWRLGQTIMDEVLIPPADGPIRVRIKWVAEDKRRPFLLQNRAEHFDLMIDASR
- a CDS encoding VanZ family protein; protein product: MLGRVARIVWIWLPPLVWMAAILWMSGRSDLPVRTNPQTGETIKTTFTLAKLAHVFEYSVLALLLLRAGLSRAGGLGLRLVPAIVATVAWAGLFGGLDELWQSLTPNREPRLTDVALDTASALAACLAVALWRRSRADKIPHPSPRSVGLRREAAP
- a CDS encoding nucleotidyltransferase domain-containing protein, with product MQGSLIPGFPESFPLDEIVRQLRAVRGVVAIVLGGSWAAGRARADSDVDLGIYYRPSTPLDIPAVRQVAAAFNDTQNPVVTEPGQWGRWVNGGAWLTVGGRRADFLYRDLDLVSRTIDECIAGQSRADFWQQPPYGFHSQIYCAETRACVPLHDPEAVIPPLKAKVAVYPTGLKRRQINSFVWGSEFTLRAGTKSVKSGEAYIVTGFLVRCVMEMVQALYALNETFFMNDKYVYREIAEFTIVPASFLARVDQIVSGGISPEQLAARYDAAVVLQRELRALAGDQYTPRF
- a CDS encoding glycosyltransferase, whose protein sequence is MPEKLRVLRAITRLNIGGPAIHTILLTRGLQNDRFASVLVTGLEGPREGSMRDLAAKHGVQPHYLNELGREVSPLNDLKALLAMYRLIRRNRPHIVHTHMAKAGTAGRLAAKLARAPIIVHTFHGHTFHSYWGPVKSAVFLQIERSLGAMTDRIIAITDAQKADIAKYGVAPLSRITTIPLGLEIEEMLDAERHTGNLRRDLGIAADRKLVGIVARLVPIKAHEVFLEAAVAIRAAQPNTTFLIIGDGERRAELESMAQRLGVSDVTRFVGWRADMRDVYADLDVVTLCSNNEGSPVALIEALAAARPVVSTRVGGVPNVVHDGENGLLVPPRDAAAFADAVVALLRDPARGALLGQAGRAEVYPKHSSGRLVQDIERLYLELAREKGLAA
- a CDS encoding GDP-mannose 4,6-dehydratase, which codes for MKILVTGGAGFIGSHLVDELLARGHEVHVVDALTTSARDNLSHLDGNPNLKVTIDSVLNESMMDEAIREADLVFHLAAALGVKFILEHPLWSLQTNIRGTDVVLTAADRHRKPVLIASTSEVYGKNDSGPLKEDDDRIMGSSQLSRWFYATAKAADEALAAAYWQEKRLPTICVRFFNTIGPRQTGRYGMVVPRFIRQALRNEPVTVYGDGQQTRCFTYVGDVVKSVIALTETDKAWGDVYNVGRNAEISIYDLASRVIELTSSRSEIVLVPYTEAYSEGFEDMRRRVPDVSKLRSTIGYTPDTVLDEALRRIIEAHPASGVASAS
- a CDS encoding glycosyltransferase family 39 protein encodes the protein MSSRGWAALLALSMGSYVLLPGHPLALSRGLPLDWLGVSLLAALGCLLFAFGLPTGGLARVESVNRLLRTIAAAALVLLALKLLLWVSAPEYGLAASYYPRARLSGAPERSTQHPTAAYTRLERSPGAEGFQLHFFNDVERFNYYEAPDPDRLSLPFAVRYDGYLHVPAGGPRGDDQSPRGVPFELSARGVAILSVDGSPALTVGGRDAIATDQAALTLAPGPHPIRLDFLHQGGNAPSLRLAADLGQGIHPLAAPSLTVQPIRPDVLTRDRAAGSIAVILDALTIVGLAAATLVTVVRRVRLVRYESHAWPVLVERPLLALVMLVATVYALVTTAPLAGRATILEGGQDWLTYESYARDILLNGPLMTLGEPLGKGKPFFFQPFYPYYLAGLHWLTGEGLWGPIVLQLAGLGVAAVVIYALGKRLFGAVAGVAALGLFLVLGLTQLDWIARKLLSENLYFVVLPAALLMLARAVDERSLRDLAWAGLLFGVAAITRAPTLLFMPGAALILVLAWRRSGVPLRRVAAGFMVLALCTTVVAALVPIRNLIVSGKPALVASNGGATLLLAHQPTEKVRLSGIDRDPLYNRLGLDRATREVVEFARQDPVGYIWTLVPLGLYSVGVSGAVEDNRAVAPDVLGITALYVLAVVCLPAARTLRTWPLHLFIVIHFGIMMTFLPYVYGYRQVLPMQVLMLAFDGALIAQVVRFVGERRRRQATHQPVMEQRPA
- a CDS encoding carboxymuconolactone decarboxylase family protein; translated protein: MADEPNVFEQFEQWYANCRDNDVLDHKTKALIGIAVVLVGNCEPCTQRRITGAKRAGATDAEIEAALAWTMAIRAGMVQSLFRRAEQHNH
- a CDS encoding PHP domain-containing protein; translation: MARRWLKGNTHTHTQYSDGDSPPETVVDWYAAHNYDFLFLTDHNILIPDDHLARLQRPNMPVWQGEEVTMAAVHVNGLGVTEPILPPWPGRSMYEADVQESHSERVRWAIEQILAQGAVPHVNHPNYLYTLTIDDLLASGDFGMVEVANGHNIVHNEGDESHPSTEVIWDSLLSAGREVWAVASDDAHHFQSWGADWANPGRGWLQVEGETASLGDVLEALRQGRFYCSSGLELAAYDASRSEISLELAEDGGLIELIGQGGQILETVSGQRASFRVDGSGSSYVRVRASAADGRQLWTQPVFRS